The DNA region CTGGAGGTGGCGGAGGATTCATTGACAAGTGGGGCTACCCTTTTTGCAGAGGAAGATTTTTTGATTCTTTTGAAAAAGACAACGGACAATATAATGATGTAATGGAAATTTTCTGGGCGAGTGGTGCCTGTCTTTTTATCAGATCAAAAATATTTTTTGAAGCAGGGAAGTTAGACGAAGATTTTTTTGCGCATATGGAAGAGATTGACTTATGCTGGCGAATGAAGAACATGGGCTACAAGGTGATGTATTGTCCGCATTCTGTTGTTTATCACGTTGGCGGTGGAACCCTTTCGAAAATTTCTGCAACAAAAACATTTTTTAATTTCAGGAATAATCTTATTCTTCTGAGCAAAAATCATGCGCCTGAATATTTTCGGATAAAAATTTTGCTTCGTTTGAAAATGGATGCATTAGCTGGTTTGAAATTTCTTTTCTCGGGGCAAATAACACATTGCATCGCTGTGATCCGTGCTCACTGGAATTTTTTCGGATCGCTTGGAAGAACATTGAAAAAACGCAAAGCCATGAAGAAAAGAATTAAAAGTTATACCTCATCTGCGGTTTACAGGAAAAGCATTGTGGTTGAATATTTTATCAGGAGGATAAAGAAATTTTCTGATTTAGATAAAACATATTTCGGATAATTGAAAAATTTTATTCTAAAATATTTTTCCGACATACGATTCTGGATAGTATTTTTCTTTCTTATCCGACTTTACGGCATCACGGACCCGCCACTTGAAATCGGTCACAACTGGAGGCAGGTGACAGGCATCATGGTTTCAAAAAATTTTCTGGAAGTTGATAATAATATTCTTTATCCAAGAGTAGATGAGACGGGAGAGAAATCCGGAATAATTGGAATGGAAATGCCGATAATGAATTACATGATTTATATGATTTCTTATGTCTTTGGCTTTAACGACTGGTATGGAAGGCTGCTCAACCTGATTGTATCCTCGATAGGCACATTCTATTTTTTTCGATTAGTAAAAGTTTTTTCTTCCCCACAAATTGCATTCAATGCCACCATAACATTGCTGGTATCCATTTGGTTTGCGTATTCAAGAAAAACAATGCCCGATACTTTTTCAATGGCTATTGTTATTACTTCATTTTATTACGGACTGCGCTTTTTTCAAACTAATTCTAAAATTGATTTTTGCATCTATGGTTTATTATTGCTGGTTGGAACTTTAAGCAAGATACCTTCTGCTTTTCTTCTTTGCAATCTGGCTTTTCCTCTGCTAACTAAGGGTATTCGCACTACGAAATTATTTTTAGTTCTTGCTGTAACAGCTGTTGTTTTATCCATTACATGTGCCTGGTATTTTTATTGGAACCCTCATCTTTCAGAAACTTATGGCAACTGGTATAATTCCGGAAAGGGTATCACAGAAGGTGTCACGCAAGTAGCGTCAAATTTAGGCGGTGCTATGGAGAAGTTTTATTTCAGCGGGTTAGAAAGTTATGTATGTTTTGCTGTTTTTATTTTCGGAATTGTTGCATTGATAAGAGAAAGAAAAAAAATAGCTTTGACAATGTTGGGAATTAATTTTCTTTTTTTTATCGGTTTCATTTTTAAAAGCGGAGATACATTTTGCACACATTCCTATTATATCATTCCTTTTGTTCCTGTCATGGCGGTTGTGGCAGGATACGCACTGGATAAAATCGCCCGGATAAATAAAAAATACCAGGTGACATTACTCCTGATCATTTCATTGGAAGCTTTAGCTAATCAAAATAACGATTTCAGGTTAAAGGAAGACCAATTGTATAAAATGCAATTAGAAAGTTTTGCAAATAGTATTTCTTATAAAAATGAATTAATTGCAATTAACGGAGGCGAGAATCCGCAATTGATCTACTTCGCTCACCGAAATGGATGGTCTGTAGAAAATGAAAAGCTTTGTGATGAAAAATTTCTAGATGAAATTAAATCAAAGGGATGCAAAGCGGTTATTATTGACAAGCATAAATTTCCAGGCTTTATGGAGAAAGCTCCCTTTGAAAAAATTCTGGAAACGGATGATTTCGTTGCTTATAGACTTTAATTACTTCTGAAAAAACTCTCCACAGCGAGTCTATATGAATTCAAACCAAAGCCTGAAATGCTTCCCTTGCATTTCCCTGCAATGAGAGAGTGATGGCGGAATTCCTCGCGCGCGTAAATGTTGGAGATATGAACTTCAATCACAGGAGTTTTGATGGATGCAATTGCATCGGCAATGGCAACCGATGTGTGCGTGTATCCGCTAGCGTTCAGGATAATGCCGTCAAGAGAAAATCCAGCTTCGTGCAGTTTGTTTATGATTTCTCCTTCCACATTGCTCTGAAAATAATCTATCTGAACGGAAGAGAATTTTTCTCTGAGTGCCACCAGATAATCAGCAAAGGACTGATTGCCGTAAACCGATGGCTCTCTTACTCCAAGCAAATTCAGGTTAGGACCGTTGATGATAAGTAATTTCATTTTCCGAAAATACAAAATAGTTTACCCCGTTGGACAACAGCCAATGTCCTACGGGGTTTA from Bacteroidota bacterium includes:
- a CDS encoding glycosyltransferase family 2 protein: MRIAIAILNWNGKHLLEKFLPDVIKHSPSHAEVYVIDNASTDGSVEFLKSKFTGVNIICNSINYGFAKGYNEGLKNISADYFILLNSDVQVTQNWIEPVISLMEADSTIAACQPKILNYTIRDEFEYAGGGGGFIDKWGYPFCRGRFFDSFEKDNGQYNDVMEIFWASGACLFIRSKIFFEAGKLDEDFFAHMEEIDLCWRMKNMGYKVMYCPHSVVYHVGGGTLSKISATKTFFNFRNNLILLSKNHAPEYFRIKILLRLKMDALAGLKFLFSGQITHCIAVIRAHWNFFGSLGRTLKKRKAMKKRIKSYTSSAVYRKSIVVEYFIRRIKKFSDLDKTYFG
- a CDS encoding glycosyltransferase family 39 protein, translated to MKNFILKYFSDIRFWIVFFFLIRLYGITDPPLEIGHNWRQVTGIMVSKNFLEVDNNILYPRVDETGEKSGIIGMEMPIMNYMIYMISYVFGFNDWYGRLLNLIVSSIGTFYFFRLVKVFSSPQIAFNATITLLVSIWFAYSRKTMPDTFSMAIVITSFYYGLRFFQTNSKIDFCIYGLLLLVGTLSKIPSAFLLCNLAFPLLTKGIRTTKLFLVLAVTAVVLSITCAWYFYWNPHLSETYGNWYNSGKGITEGVTQVASNLGGAMEKFYFSGLESYVCFAVFIFGIVALIRERKKIALTMLGINFLFFIGFIFKSGDTFCTHSYYIIPFVPVMAVVAGYALDKIARINKKYQVTLLLIISLEALANQNNDFRLKEDQLYKMQLESFANSISYKNELIAINGGENPQLIYFAHRNGWSVENEKLCDEKFLDEIKSKGCKAVIIDKHKFPGFMEKAPFEKILETDDFVAYRL
- the aroQ gene encoding type II 3-dehydroquinate dehydratase; its protein translation is MKLLIINGPNLNLLGVREPSVYGNQSFADYLVALREKFSSVQIDYFQSNVEGEIINKLHEAGFSLDGIILNASGYTHTSVAIADAIASIKTPVIEVHISNIYAREEFRHHSLIAGKCKGSISGFGLNSYRLAVESFFRSN